In a single window of the Falco rusticolus isolate bFalRus1 chromosome 11, bFalRus1.pri, whole genome shotgun sequence genome:
- the TMEM275 gene encoding transmembrane protein 275 produces MFSEKSSASLSQKPTQKKTRPQGLPSPALCCACGLCIMLAGINITLVGAFAFGTFLPVNNPPIIIGPILLVVAFTFFGACCICSRRPPAHGARKSKPGSNIGLIKPGNTAFEIETSEHTVQDTTAVQLSPTNSPISSKKSTPVHENTKTCKLFTMEGNGPVAKYTTGGEAIQLNLPRDLAAS; encoded by the coding sequence ATGTTCAGTGAGAAGAGCAGCGCCTCTTTGTCCCAGAAACCCACCCAGAAAAAGACACGACCTCAgggcctcccctcccccgctcTCTGCTGCGCTTGTGGACTTTGCATCATGCTAGCAGGGATCAACATCACTTTAGTGGGAGCATTTGCCTTTGGGACCTTCCTCCCTGTGAACAACCCTCCCATCATCATCGGACCCATCTTGCTGGTGGTGGCCTTCACATTCTTTGGTGCCTGCTGCATCTGCAGCCGCAGGCCTCCAGCTCATGGAGCCAGGAAATCCAAACCAGGCTCCAACATTGGGCTCATCAAACCTGGCAACACAGCCTTTGAAATTGAAACTAGCGAGCACACAGTGCAGGATACCACTGCCGTTCAGCTGAGCCCCACAAATTCCCCCATCTCCTCGAAAAAGTCCACGCCAGTTCATGAGAACACGAAGACTTGCAAGCTCTTCACCATGGAAGGCAATGGGCCGGTGGCCAAGTACACCACAGGAGGAGAGGCAATACAGCTCAACTTGCCCAGGGACCTGGCTGCATCCTAA